AGCCGATCTCTTCGAGGAAGGCCTTGTAGGCGACGGGGTCGTGGGGCTGTCCGGCGCGGTCGCGGTGCCAGCCGTCGATCTTGGCCTGGAGGTCGTCACGCTTGGCGAGCAGTGCCCGGTTCTTGGGGGCGAGGTCGTGGACGATCTTGTCGGTACCCGCCCAGAAGGTGTCCGCGTCGACCCCGCTGCCGGGGATGGCCTCGTTGTTGATGAAGTCGTAGAGAACCTGCGCGATCTGGAGTCCGCCGACCTGCACGCGTTCTGTCATCACCCTCACTCTTTCCGGTTGCTGTGCGGCCGGAAACGTCCCGGCCACACGGAATCGTCGATTATGTTACCCGCCGGTAGTAACGGACGCAGTGGTTCTGTGCGTCTGCAGGACGGTACATCGATTCACCAGCTCTTCTCTCAGAGCTGCGGCGCGACGGGTGAGCGCCGACTGCTCGCGGACGTACTGTGCGCGTCCTGCGGCAGTCTCGATCCTGATGGGCGAGTAGCCGTAGTCCTCGAGATCATACGGGCTCGCCCGCATGTCCAATTCACGGGCTGCGGACGCGTGTCGCAGGCACCGCACCGTCAGCTCCGAATCCGTCAGGGGCAGCAGCTTGTACGCCCACTTGTACAGATCCATGCCGGCGTGCAGACAGCCGGGTTGTTCGGTGCGTACCTGCTGGTCGCGGGTCAGTTCGGTGGCGTTGCGTGGGACGGCGTCGGGGGTGAAGAACCGGAACGCATCATAATGGGTGCATCGGAGCTGCATTGATTCCACCACTGTGTCGGTTCCGGTGTGGCCGAGCCGCAACGGCACCGACGAGTGCCGCACCCCGTCGGCTCCCGCCCGGTACACCATCGCCCATTCGTGCAATCCGAAGCAGCCGAGCTGCGGCGGACGGGAGGAGGTCGCGGTGAGCAGCCCCGCGACGAAGTCGACGGTGTCGGCGCGTCGGTCGAGCACCTCCCGGCTCACCCGCACCCCCGGCTGCCCGTCGACGGTGGCCCGTTCGTAGCCGGGATGGTCGCGGTAGCCGCGCACCGCGGCCGCGCCGAGCAGCACGGTGCCGTAGCCGGGATGCCAGCGCCGCAGCTGACTCGGCCGCAGGCTGTAGTAGGTGAACAGGAAGTCGTGCACGGGATGGGTGCGGCCGGCGGCGCGTCGTTCGAGATGCCCGGCGAGCAGCTCGTCCACGGCGGCGTGATGGGCGTCGCGCCGCGCGGTCCACTCGTTCTCGGTGAGGATCGCCGGGCGGTCGGTCACGGACAGGGAGCGGGTCATGGTTCTCGTTCGGTCGATCGGGGTGCGGTGGTGCGGGGGCGGTTGCCCAGCGGATCCGCGACCCGGTGGGTGGCGTCGCGGACCGTTCCGACGAACTCTTCCACGAGGTCCTCGAGCGCGACGATGCCCCGCAGTGCTCCGGTGGTGTCGGTCACCCCGGCCAGATGCGCGTTGCTGCGGCGCAGCGCGGCGAGCGCCTCGTCGAGACCGTCGCCGATCCCGATGGTCGGCAGCTCCCGGATCACCGCGGCGGGGATGACGGTCTCGGGACCGGTGGACTGTTCCCGCACCAGATCGAGCACGTCCTTGATGTGCACATAGCCGGTGATCGTGCCGTCCGGACGGCGGGTGGGATACCGGGAGAAGCCGGTGGTGGTGACCGCGTGCTCGACGTCGCCGAGGGTCGGGCCCGCGCCGGTGTGCGGGACGGTGCGTACCCGAGCGAGCGGGATCATCACGTCGGCGACGGTGCGGTTGCCGGTGGCCAGGGCGCGGGTGAGGCGCTTGTGTTCCTCCTCGTCGAGCAGCCCCTCGGAGCGGGATTCGCCGATCATCTCCGTGAGCTCCACGGCGGAGACGGAGGTGTCGAGTTCGTCCTTCGGGTCGATGCGCGCCGCGCGCAGGGTGGCGTTGGCGCACAGGTTGTAGAAGGCGATGACCGGCCGGGCGGGTCGCATGAACAGCAGGTGGATCGGGACGAGCAGCATCGCGGCGCGTTCCGGGCCGGCGATGGCGATGTTCTTCGGCACCATCTCGCCGAGCAGGATGTGCAGCACCACCACGATCGTGAGCCCGATGGTGAACGCGATGGGGTGCAGCAGCGCGTCGGGCACCCCGGCCGCATGCAGCGGCACCTCGATCAGGTGCGCGATGGCCGGTTCGGCGACGCGGCCGAGCAGGATCGAGCAGATCGTGATGCCGAGCTGGGAGCCCGCGAGCATGAGCGAGAGGTGTTCGCCGGCGTGAATGACGGTGCGGGCCCGGGTCTTGCCCTGGGCGAGCAGCGTCTCGAGCCGGTCTCGGCGGACGGTGATGAGGGAGAACTCGGCGCCGACGAAGAAGGCGTTGCCGGCGAGCAGCAGAACGGCGAGGACGATTCCGAACCAGTCGCTCATCGCTGCGCACCCCCCTCGTCGGCGGCCGGGGCGTCGTCCCTGTCACCGTTGTCGCCGTCGGGGTTCTCGGGGTCGGGGGCGGCGCCGGGCACGAGCAGCACCCGGTCGATGCGGTGCCCGTCCATCTCGAGGATGCGCGCGTACCAGGTGAGGTCGCGTTCGCCGCGGCGCAGCGGCAGCTGGATCTCGTCGTCGACCTCGGGGATGCGGCCGAGTTCGGTGAGGATCAGCCCGGCGAGGGTCTCGTAGTCGCCGTCGGGGGCGCGGTAGCCGGTGAGCTGGGCGAGCTCGTCGGTGCGCAGCAGACCCGTGCACGACCAGCCCTCTCCGTCGCGGTGGGCGTCGAGTTCGGTCTCGTCGTGTTCGTCGCGGACGTCGCCGACGATCTCCTCGACGAGGTCCTCCATGGTGATCAGTCCGGCGGTGCCGCCGTATTCGTCGACGACGAGCGCGACCTGCATGCCGTCCGAGCGCACCCGTTCCATGACGGTGTCGCCGTCGAGGCTGGTCGGCACGGTGGGCACGAGGCGGGCGAGGGCGCCGACGGCGGTGGTGCCGCGCGCCGGGCCGGGCACGGTGAACGCGTGCTTGACATGCACGACGCCGAGCGGGGCGTCGAGGTCGCCGTCGACGATCGGGAAGCGGGAGTAGCCGGTGCGGGCGGACAGTTCGATGAGGTCGAGGACGGTGGCGTTGCGGTCGAGGCTCTCGACGGTGCTGCGCGGGGTCATGAGGTCCTCGGCGGTGCGGTCCCCGAACTGCAGGGATCGGTAGACCAGGCGGGCGGTGTGCTCGTCGAGGGTGCCGCTGCGGGCCGAGGCGCGCACCAGCGAACCGAGCTCCTGCGGGGAACGCGCTGAGCGCAGTTCCTCGGCCGGTTCGATGCCGAAGCGCCGCACGATGTGGTTGGCGGCGCCGTTGAGTCCGAGGATCGCCCAGCGGAACAGCAGGGAGAACGCCAGTTGGAGACCGGCGGTGGCGCGGGCGGTGCCCATGGGCCGGGCGATGGCGATGTTCTTGGGGACCAGTTCGCCGAAGACCATGGAGAAGGACGTGGCGATGAGCAGCGCGAGGACCAGCGAGGCGGTCGAGGCGACGGAGGTGCTCAATCCGATCGCGTCGAACAGCGGGGTGAAGAACTGCGCGAGGATCGGTTCGGCGAGATAGCCGGTGATCAGTGTGGTGATGGTGATGCCGAGCTGGGCGCCGGACAGCTGGAACGACAGGGTGCGGTGCGCGTGCTGGACCTGCCGGGCGCGCCGGTCGCCGTCGTGGGCGTGCGCGTCGACGGCGCTGCGTTCGAGGGCGGTCAGGGAGAACTCGGCGGCGACGAACAGGGCGGTGCCTGCGGTGAGCGCCACGAAGCCGAGGAGCGCGACGATATCGAGCAGGACGGACATCAGAGGCGGTCCTGCCGGGCGGGGTGGTGGCCGGGGTGGTGCCCCGGCCCGATAGAGGATCCTTCCGGCCCGGAGTCGCACTCCGTGCAGGGGGAGGAGGTGTCGGGCGGTGGGGTGGCTGTGGGTGCCGCGGGCACCGGTGTCCTCTCGTCGGGTCCGGTCGCGGACGGTGTCTGCTTGCCGGAAGTGGTTTCGACGGGTACCGATTCTACTGAGGGTGGTTGCCGTGTGTTGCGGTGCCGGTGACGGCGCGGCGCCTACGGTGGGGATCGAGCAGGTGTCCCGGTGGAACGAAGGAGCGTGGATGAGCGGCGGCGAGGGTCCGGAACACGGTGGCGGCGAGCGGGTGCCGAGCCGGTGGGAGGAGATCGTGGCGGAGAATCCGGCGCATTCGTCGTGGTACGTCGAACGGTTCCGTGCGATGGTCGCCCGGGGGCAGGACACTGTCGGGGAGGCCCGGTTGATCGATGCGATGGTGCCGCGTGGGGCGCGGATTCTCGACGCAGGGTGCGGGCCGGGCCGGCTCGGCGGTTATCTGCATCGGGCCGGGCACAGTGTGGTCGGGGTGGATGTCGATCCGGTGCTGATCGCGGCGGCGGAGGAGGATCATCCGGGGCCGAGGTGGCTGGTGGGGGATCTGGCCGAGCTGGATCTGCCGGCCCGCGGTGTCGACGCCGATTTCGATGTGATCGTGTGCGCGGGGAATGTGATGACCTTCGTGGCGCCGTCGACCCGGGTGGCGGTGCTGCGCAATTTCGCGGCGCATCTGGCGCCGCAGGGCCGGGGGGTGATCGGTTTCGGGGCGGGCCGTGAGTATCCGTTCGAGGAGTTCTTCGCCGATGCGCAGCAGGCGGGTCTGGCGGTGCAGGTGCGGTTGTCGACCTGGGATCTGCGGCCGTTCAGCGATGACGCGGAGTTTCTGGTGGCGGTGCTGGGGCGGGCGTAGCCGCGGCGTCGGCGGGGGTGTCGGCGGCCTGGGCGCGGGAGAGCGCCACGGTGGTCACGAGCATCACGACGACGGCGGCGCTGACGAGGATCCGTCCGGGGCCGTCGGTGCGCAGGTGTTCGCCGAGCACAGTCATGCCGAGCACGATCGCGGCGAGCGGTTCGCCGACGGTCAGGGCGGGCAGCGATGCGGTGAGCGATCCGGCCTGGAAGGCGCGTTGCTGCAGGTAGATCGCGGTGGCGCCGGCGGCGACGAGTGTCCAGGTCTGCCACGAGCCGAGCAGTTGCGGGATGCCGTGTTCGGCGAGGTCGGTGACGTGTTTGGTGAACGCGCTGGTCACGCCGTAGAGGACGCCGGCGGCGATCCCGAACGACAGTGCCCGCCGTCGCGGGGAGAGCAGGGCGACGACGACTGCGGCGGCGGTGACGGCGAGCACCGTTCCGAGCGGCAGCGCCCAGCGGGCGGCGGCGGCATCTCCGGTGCCTTCGCTGGGGTTGCCGACGAGCAGGAAGATCGCCAGCGCCGCGCACAGTGCGCTGGCGAGTAGCCAGGTGGTGCGGGTGACGCGGCGGCCGGTGGTGGCGGCGGCGAGCGGCAACGCGAACAGCAGTGACGCGACGAGCAGGGGCTGGACGAGCAGCACCGATCCGAAGACGAGCGCGATGACCTGCAGTACGTAGCTGCCGCCGTCGCCGAGGATGCCCGCCCACCAGCGGGGGCTGCGCAGCAGCGAGCCGACGAAGGAGTCGGTGTCGGGCACGGCAGCGGCCGAGGTCTGTTGCGCGACACTGCCGACCGCGATGAGCGCGGCGGCGGCGAGTGCGCACAGGACGGCGACTGCCGTGCCCGTCATCGGGTCAGGCCTGCACTTCGGAGCGGTCCCCGCTCCACAGGGTGTGGAACTTGCCGGGCTTGTCGGTGCGCTCGTAGGTGTGGGCACCGAAGAAGTCGCGCTGGCCCTGGGTGAGGGCGGCGGGCAGCCGGTCGGCGCGCAGCCCGTCGTAGTAGGACAGCGACGACGCGAAGGCCGGGACGGGGATGCCGAGTTGGGTGGCGGTGACCACGACGCGCCGCCAGCTGTCGATGCCGATCTCGATGGCGTCGCGGAAGTACGGGGCGAGGATCAGGCTGGGCAGGGCCGGGTCGGCGTCGTAGGCCTCTTTGATGCGGTTGAGGAACTGGGCGCGGATGATGCAGCCGCCGCGCCAGATCGTTGCGAGCGCGGCGCGGTCGACGTTCCAGCCGTATTCGGCGCTGCCGGCGGCGATCTGGTCGAAGCCCTGCGCGTAGGCGACGATCTTCGACGCGTACAGGGCGGCGCGGATGTCCTCGGTGAACTGCGCGGCGTCGGTGGGGGCGGCGCCGAGGTTGCCGGCGGCAAGGCCGCGGGCGGCGGCGCGCTGGTCGCGGGAGCCGGACAGGGCGCGGGCGAAGACGGCTTCGGCGATGCCGGTGACGGGGACGCCGAGGTCGAGGGCGGCCTTGACGGTCCAGCGGCCGGTACCCTTCTGTTCGGCGGCGTCGACGATGACGTCGACGAGGGGTTTGCCGGTGGCGGCGTCGGTCTGGCGCAGCACCTCGGCGGTGATCTCGATGAGGTAGGACTCGAGGGTGCCGGTGTTCCAGTCGGCGAAGACGTCGGCGATCTGCCCGGCGTCGTAGCCGAGGGCGTCGCGCAGCAGGTGGTAGGCCTCGCCGATGAGCTGCATGTCGGCGTATTCGATGCCGTTGTGCACCATCTTCACGAAGTGGCCGGCGCCGTCGGGGCCGATGTGGGTGCAGCAGGGGGTGCCGTCGACCTGGGCCGCGATGGTTTCGAGCAGCGGGCCGAGCGCCTCGTACGATTCGGCGGGGCCGCCGGGCATGATGGACGGGCCGTTGAGGGCGCCTTCCTCGCCGCCGGAGATGCCGGCGCCGACGAAGTGCAGGCCGCGGGCGCGCAGGGCGGCTTCGCGGCGGATGGTGTCGGTGTAGAGGGCGTTGCCGCCGTCGATGATGATGTCGCCGGGTTCCATCGCGTCGGCGAGCTCGTTGATGACCGCGTCGGTGGCGTCGCCTGCCTTGACCATGATCAGGACGCGGCGCGGCTTTTCGAGGGCGGCGACGAATTCGTCGATGGTTTCGGTGCGGACGAAGGTGCCGTCGCTGCCGTGCTCGGCGAGCAGCGCGTCGGTCTTGGCGATGCTGCGGTTGTGGAGGGCGACGGTGTAGCCGTGGCGGGCGAAGTTGCGGGCGATGTTCGAGCCCATCACGGCCAGTCCGGTCACGCCGATCTGGGCCTGCGGTGTTTCGGTGCGTTCGACGGTCATGGTCTACAGCTTCCCCCGAAACGGGGGCCGATCGAAATCGGGGCGGGCCGAACGGTGCGGCGTGTCGCGGCTCAGAGGCCGAGCAGCAGGGACAGTTCGGTGAGCCAGGGCACCGCCACGGCGATGGTGGGTACGACGAGGATGGCGGCGGCGGCGGTGTAGGCGGCGGCGGAAATGCCGAGGTTGGGCCCCGGTCCGGTGAGGCGCTGCACGCGCAGCACGGTGCTCGGTCCGCCGACGGCGAGGGCACCGGTGGGCGTGTGGGCGCCGGCGCAGGCGACGAGGGCGCGGGCCAGCGGTGCGGGGCCGGTCTTGCGGACGGCGGAGTCGTCGGCGAGCAGCTCGACGAGCAGTTTGACCGAGCCGAGCGCCGAGCCGGAGCGCACGACGCGGGGGAACGCTTCGTAGACGGCGGTGAACGCCTCGAGGATGAGGTCGTGGCGGGCGCGCAGGTGGGAGTGTTCGTGGCGCAGGATCGCGCGTAGTTCGTCGTCGCCGAGGTTGTCGAGGGTGCCTTCGCTGAGCACCACCCGGTGCCGCAGCCCGGGCAGGCAGTAGGCGATGGGGTCGGCGGTGTCGAGGATCCGCACGTGCGGGTGGTGGCGGACGGCGGCGCCGCTCTCGCGGCGGTCGAGCAGGTCGACGAGCATGCGGTGGCGGGAGCGGCGGCGGCGGGTGCGTACCGCGACGCGCAGCATGGAGAAGGTCAGGCGGGCACCGATGAACACGGTCAGGGCGAAGACGATGACGTAGGTCAGCCACAGGGGCAGACCGAGGGCGTCGATCTCTTCGAGGGGCCCGGTGGTGGGTCGGCCGTCGGCGCCGGGTGCGAGGAGGCGGGCGGCGATGGCCAGGCCGCAGGAGAACGCGGAGAGCACCGCCGCCAGGGCCACGGACTGCCACAGCACGAGGGCGGCCCGGGGGTTGCGGTGCGGCCAGGTGGCGCGGGCGAGCAGCCCCGGCACCGGACCGGCGAGGAGAAGCGCTGTGGTTCCGAAGAACAGCGCCGTGGTCGCGTTCATGACATCGAGTGTGTCAGCCGGCCCGCTCGGTGTCGTGGCCGGTGCTGTCGTCGCCGTGTTGCGCTTCGAGTTTCGCCAGCGCCGCGCGCAGGGCGGCGGCTTCGTCGGCGCCGACGCGGCCGACGAAGTGGACGAGGGCGGCGGCGCGGCCGGCGGTCTCGTCGGCCTGGTCGAGGGCGTCGACCATCAGGCTGGCGACGAGTTCGTCGCGGCCGTGCACCGGCAGGTAGCGGTGGGCGCGGTCGTCGCGTTGCTGGATGACGAGGTTCTTCTTGGCGAGGCGCTGCAGGACCGTCATGACGGTGGTGTACGCGAGGTTGCGTCGAGCCGAGAGGGCTTCGTGGACCTGCCGGACGGTCTGTGGTTCGGGGGTGGACCACAGGTGGTCCATCACTGCGCGTTCGAGTTCGCCGAGTGCTGCCATGGGTCGATTCTACGGATTTCTCCGACGAATGTGCGTACTACCCCCAGTCGTAGGTTCTGACCTGCGGTGGGACCATCGTCACCTCCGGTGGGGACCTCCGGCGGCGCCGTAGACGTGGCGGGTGCCGATGGGCACGATCAGCGGCCGGTCGGACACCGGATCGTCGATGACCGAGGCGTCGAGGTCGAACACCTCGCGCAGCAGTTCCACGGAGATCACCTCCGAGGGCACCCCGGAGGCGACGACGCGGCCGTCTTTCATCACCACGAGGTGGTCGCTGTAGCGCACGGCGAGGTTCAGGTCGTGCAGCACCATCACCACGGTGCGACCGAGTTCGCTGTGCAGCCGGTCGACGAGGTCGAGGACCTCCACCGAGTGCGCCAGGTCGAGATAGGTGGTCGGTTCGTCGAGCAGCAGGATGTCGGTGCCCTGTGCGAGCGCCATGGAGATCCAGGCGCGTTGCCGTTGCCCGCCGGACAGTTCGTCGATGGGCCGGTCGGCGAGGTCGGCGATGCCGGTACGTTCGAGGGCGATGGCGACCTCGTCCTCGTCGTCGGAGGACCACTGCCGGAACCACGACTGGTGCGGGTGCCGGCCGCGGGAGACCAGATCGGCGACGGTGAGCCCTTCGGGCGCGACGGGGGCCTGCGGCAGCATGCCGAGCACCCGGGCGACCTCGCGGGTGCGCATGGTGGTGATGTCGTGCCCGTCGAGCAGCACGGTGCCGGTGCGGGGCTTGAGCAGCCGGCTCAGCGCGCGCAGCAGGGTGGATTTGCCGCAGCCGTTAGGGCCGATGACGGTGGTGACGACCCCGGTGGGGATGGACAGGTCCAGGTCGTCGACGATGAGCCGTTCGCCGTAGCCGAGGCTGATGTGCTCGGCGACCAGTCGCGGCGCCGCATGCTCGATCGGGCCGGGGGCCGGGACGGCAGGCAGATGGGTGTCGGTCATCGGGAGACCTTTCGGTTGGAACGCACCAGCAGGTACAGCAGGAAGGGGCCGCCGAGTGCGGAGGTGACCAGGCCGACGGGCAGCGGCACCGGCAGGATGGTGCGGGCGATGAGGTCGGCGGCGACGACGAACAGCGCCCCGGTCAGGGCGGAGGCGATGATCGGGCTGCCCGCCGAGCCGACGAGGCGCAGGGCGATCTGCGGGGCGGCGAGGGCGACGAAGCCGATGGGGCCGGCGGCGGCGGTGGCGACGGCGGCGAGCGCGCACGCCGCGACGAGCAGCAGCGCCTGCTGGGTCTGCAGCTTCACGCCGAGGGAGCGGGCGGTGTCGTCGCCGAGGCGCAGCGCCCCGACGGTGAAGGAGGCGGTCGCGGCCCAGCCGCCGACGAGCAGCAGCGCGATCGCGGCGGGCACCACCTGACTCCAGGAGACACCGTTGAGCGAGCCGGTCAGCCACACCTGGGCGCGGCTGACGTCGTTGATGTCGGCGGAGACGAGCATCCACTGGGTCAGGGCGATGAGCATGGCGTTGATGCCGATGCCGATGAGCACGAGCCGGAAGCCGTCGGCGCCGCGCCGCCAGGCCAGCAGATAGATGACCGTGGCGGTGAGCAGCGCGCCGAGCAGCGCCGACATCGGCAATCCGAGGGTGGCGAGCAGTCCGACGATGGAACCGCCGCTGGTGACGACGATCAGGGCCACGGCGGCAGCGGAGGCGCCGGCGGTGATGCCGAGGATGTCGGGGCTGGCCAGGGCGTTGCGGGACACCGATTGGGTGATGGCGCCGGAGACCGCGAGGGCGGCGCCGACGACCACGGCGGCGACACCGCGCGGCAGGCGCAGGTCGAAGACGATGAACCGGTCGAGGCGTTCCCCGCCGCCGAGGAGCACCTCGACGACCTGCAGGGGGCTGAGCGGGTAGTCGCCGCGGCCGAGGGAGATCGACAGCAGCACCGCGGTGGCGACGACGATCAGTGCGCACACGATGACCATGCGGGCACGCCAGACGACGGAGACGGAGCCGAGCCGGAAGGCGGGCCGGCCCGGGACGCGGGTGGAGACGTGCACGGGTGAGCGGCGCTTGTCCGTCGTCGGCTCGTTCGTGTCGAGGGACGGGGTGGGGGTGTCGTTCACAAGGCCACCAGCTTCCGGCGACGGACGAGGGCGATGAAGAAGGGGGCGCCGATGAGGGCGAGCACGATGCCGACCTGCAGTTCGCCGGGGCGCACCACGATGCGGCCGACGACGTCGGCGAGGACGAGCAGTGCCCCGCCGAGCAGCCCGGCATAGGGCACGAGCCAGCGGTAGTCGGGGCCGGTGACCGCGCGGGCGATGTGCGGGACGATCAATCCGACGAAGGCGA
This window of the Rhodococcus pyridinivorans genome carries:
- a CDS encoding hemolysin family protein — protein: MSDWFGIVLAVLLLAGNAFFVGAEFSLITVRRDRLETLLAQGKTRARTVIHAGEHLSLMLAGSQLGITICSILLGRVAEPAIAHLIEVPLHAAGVPDALLHPIAFTIGLTIVVVLHILLGEMVPKNIAIAGPERAAMLLVPIHLLFMRPARPVIAFYNLCANATLRAARIDPKDELDTSVSAVELTEMIGESRSEGLLDEEEHKRLTRALATGNRTVADVMIPLARVRTVPHTGAGPTLGDVEHAVTTTGFSRYPTRRPDGTITGYVHIKDVLDLVREQSTGPETVIPAAVIRELPTIGIGDGLDEALAALRRSNAHLAGVTDTTGALRGIVALEDLVEEFVGTVRDATHRVADPLGNRPRTTAPRSTEREP
- a CDS encoding hemolysin family protein, with amino-acid sequence MSVLLDIVALLGFVALTAGTALFVAAEFSLTALERSAVDAHAHDGDRRARQVQHAHRTLSFQLSGAQLGITITTLITGYLAEPILAQFFTPLFDAIGLSTSVASTASLVLALLIATSFSMVFGELVPKNIAIARPMGTARATAGLQLAFSLLFRWAILGLNGAANHIVRRFGIEPAEELRSARSPQELGSLVRASARSGTLDEHTARLVYRSLQFGDRTAEDLMTPRSTVESLDRNATVLDLIELSARTGYSRFPIVDGDLDAPLGVVHVKHAFTVPGPARGTTAVGALARLVPTVPTSLDGDTVMERVRSDGMQVALVVDEYGGTAGLITMEDLVEEIVGDVRDEHDETELDAHRDGEGWSCTGLLRTDELAQLTGYRAPDGDYETLAGLILTELGRIPEVDDEIQLPLRRGERDLTWYARILEMDGHRIDRVLLVPGAAPDPENPDGDNGDRDDAPAADEGGAQR
- a CDS encoding class I SAM-dependent methyltransferase, giving the protein MSGGEGPEHGGGERVPSRWEEIVAENPAHSSWYVERFRAMVARGQDTVGEARLIDAMVPRGARILDAGCGPGRLGGYLHRAGHSVVGVDVDPVLIAAAEEDHPGPRWLVGDLAELDLPARGVDADFDVIVCAGNVMTFVAPSTRVAVLRNFAAHLAPQGRGVIGFGAGREYPFEEFFADAQQAGLAVQVRLSTWDLRPFSDDAEFLVAVLGRA
- a CDS encoding DMT family transporter — encoded protein: MTGTAVAVLCALAAAALIAVGSVAQQTSAAAVPDTDSFVGSLLRSPRWWAGILGDGGSYVLQVIALVFGSVLLVQPLLVASLLFALPLAAATTGRRVTRTTWLLASALCAALAIFLLVGNPSEGTGDAAAARWALPLGTVLAVTAAAVVVALLSPRRRALSFGIAAGVLYGVTSAFTKHVTDLAEHGIPQLLGSWQTWTLVAAGATAIYLQQRAFQAGSLTASLPALTVGEPLAAIVLGMTVLGEHLRTDGPGRILVSAAVVVMLVTTVALSRAQAADTPADAAATPAPAPPPETPRHR
- the gndA gene encoding NADP-dependent phosphogluconate dehydrogenase, whose amino-acid sequence is MTVERTETPQAQIGVTGLAVMGSNIARNFARHGYTVALHNRSIAKTDALLAEHGSDGTFVRTETIDEFVAALEKPRRVLIMVKAGDATDAVINELADAMEPGDIIIDGGNALYTDTIRREAALRARGLHFVGAGISGGEEGALNGPSIMPGGPAESYEALGPLLETIAAQVDGTPCCTHIGPDGAGHFVKMVHNGIEYADMQLIGEAYHLLRDALGYDAGQIADVFADWNTGTLESYLIEITAEVLRQTDAATGKPLVDVIVDAAEQKGTGRWTVKAALDLGVPVTGIAEAVFARALSGSRDQRAAARGLAAGNLGAAPTDAAQFTEDIRAALYASKIVAYAQGFDQIAAGSAEYGWNVDRAALATIWRGGCIIRAQFLNRIKEAYDADPALPSLILAPYFRDAIEIGIDSWRRVVVTATQLGIPVPAFASSLSYYDGLRADRLPAALTQGQRDFFGAHTYERTDKPGKFHTLWSGDRSEVQA
- a CDS encoding M56 family metallopeptidase is translated as MNATTALFFGTTALLLAGPVPGLLARATWPHRNPRAALVLWQSVALAAVLSAFSCGLAIAARLLAPGADGRPTTGPLEEIDALGLPLWLTYVIVFALTVFIGARLTFSMLRVAVRTRRRRSRHRMLVDLLDRRESGAAVRHHPHVRILDTADPIAYCLPGLRHRVVLSEGTLDNLGDDELRAILRHEHSHLRARHDLILEAFTAVYEAFPRVVRSGSALGSVKLLVELLADDSAVRKTGPAPLARALVACAGAHTPTGALAVGGPSTVLRVQRLTGPGPNLGISAAAYTAAAAILVVPTIAVAVPWLTELSLLLGL
- a CDS encoding BlaI/MecI/CopY family transcriptional regulator, with translation MAALGELERAVMDHLWSTPEPQTVRQVHEALSARRNLAYTTVMTVLQRLAKKNLVIQQRDDRAHRYLPVHGRDELVASLMVDALDQADETAGRAAALVHFVGRVGADEAAALRAALAKLEAQHGDDSTGHDTERAG
- a CDS encoding ABC transporter ATP-binding protein; its protein translation is MTDTHLPAVPAPGPIEHAAPRLVAEHISLGYGERLIVDDLDLSIPTGVVTTVIGPNGCGKSTLLRALSRLLKPRTGTVLLDGHDITTMRTREVARVLGMLPQAPVAPEGLTVADLVSRGRHPHQSWFRQWSSDDEDEVAIALERTGIADLADRPIDELSGGQRQRAWISMALAQGTDILLLDEPTTYLDLAHSVEVLDLVDRLHSELGRTVVMVLHDLNLAVRYSDHLVVMKDGRVVASGVPSEVISVELLREVFDLDASVIDDPVSDRPLIVPIGTRHVYGAAGGPHRR
- a CDS encoding FecCD family ABC transporter permease gives rise to the protein MNDTPTPSLDTNEPTTDKRRSPVHVSTRVPGRPAFRLGSVSVVWRARMVIVCALIVVATAVLLSISLGRGDYPLSPLQVVEVLLGGGERLDRFIVFDLRLPRGVAAVVVGAALAVSGAITQSVSRNALASPDILGITAGASAAAVALIVVTSGGSIVGLLATLGLPMSALLGALLTATVIYLLAWRRGADGFRLVLIGIGINAMLIALTQWMLVSADINDVSRAQVWLTGSLNGVSWSQVVPAAIALLLVGGWAATASFTVGALRLGDDTARSLGVKLQTQQALLLVAACALAAVATAAAGPIGFVALAAPQIALRLVGSAGSPIIASALTGALFVVAADLIARTILPVPLPVGLVTSALGGPFLLYLLVRSNRKVSR